From Chloroflexota bacterium, a single genomic window includes:
- a CDS encoding XdhC family protein, which yields MREILTALIRWREQDKRAALASVIQTWGSAPRGVGANMAVSSTGEMLGSVSGGCVEGAVVEAARESLSNSQPRLLHFGIANETAWGVGLACGGQIAIFVRPYDLTQLDFWQEEKSVAAGMVIRGPENLLGKELLLDEDGRSVGALAGDLRAVALDSLRGALQRNQPSEIIALTPEVDFFLHVSHPAPTLVIIGGVHIAVALVALADTLGFCTILIDPRKGFGNAQRFPLADTILTTWPEQALKEIRLTRTTAVAALTHDPKLDDPALITALGSPAFYIGALGSRNTQEQRRQRLHNAGMSMAQLDRIRGPIGLNLGGRKPEEIALAIMAEIVREFHREK from the coding sequence ATGCGTGAAATTCTGACAGCCCTGATCCGCTGGCGCGAACAAGACAAACGCGCCGCCCTGGCGAGCGTCATCCAAACCTGGGGTTCGGCGCCGCGCGGCGTGGGCGCAAATATGGCCGTCTCATCAACCGGCGAGATGCTCGGCTCGGTCAGCGGGGGTTGCGTGGAAGGCGCGGTTGTCGAAGCCGCGCGGGAAAGCCTCTCAAACAGCCAGCCGCGTTTGCTGCATTTTGGCATCGCCAACGAAACAGCCTGGGGAGTCGGGTTGGCCTGCGGCGGCCAAATTGCAATTTTTGTGCGCCCCTACGATCTCACTCAACTCGATTTCTGGCAGGAAGAAAAATCAGTCGCCGCGGGAATGGTCATCCGCGGCCCGGAGAACTTACTGGGCAAAGAGCTGCTTCTGGACGAAGACGGGCGCAGCGTTGGCGCGCTCGCGGGTGATCTACGCGCAGTCGCGCTGGATTCCCTCCGGGGGGCCTTACAGCGCAACCAGCCCTCCGAAATCATCGCTCTAACCCCAGAGGTGGATTTCTTTCTCCATGTCTCGCACCCAGCCCCCACGCTGGTCATCATCGGGGGTGTGCATATTGCCGTTGCGCTGGTCGCGCTCGCCGACACGCTCGGATTTTGCACCATCCTCATTGATCCACGCAAAGGCTTTGGCAACGCGCAGCGCTTCCCCCTCGCCGATACAATCCTCACCACCTGGCCCGAACAGGCTTTGAAAGAAATCAGGCTGACGCGCACCACCGCCGTTGCAGCGTTGACCCACGACCCCAAACTGGATGACCCGGCTCTAATCACTGCATTGGGCAGTCCGGCGTTCTATATCGGCGCGCTGGGCAGTCGCAATACGCAAGAACAGCGTCGCCAGCGTTTGCACAACGCGGGGATGAGTATGGCGCAGCTCGACCGCATCCGCGGCCCCATCGGGTTGAATTTAGGGGGGCGCAAGCCCGAAGAAATTGCTCTGGCGATTATGGCCGAAATCGTGCGAGAATTTCATCGCGAGAAATAA